Proteins from one Arthrobacter sp. DNA4 genomic window:
- a CDS encoding TadE/TadG family type IV pilus assembly protein, with protein sequence MKRSHRTSDSGEHGAVAVEFALVAPILIALIVAIVEFSNAYNIQVSVTQASREAARTMAITHDAAKAIAAGKAGAPSINTSLLSFDLSSATCPAATPPATASVTATYSGTSLTGFFGSSLVLKGKGAMQCGG encoded by the coding sequence TTGAAACGCAGCCACAGAACTTCTGATAGCGGTGAACATGGTGCCGTTGCAGTCGAATTCGCGCTCGTCGCCCCGATCCTGATCGCTCTGATCGTCGCCATCGTCGAATTCTCGAATGCTTACAACATCCAGGTTTCCGTCACCCAGGCATCACGCGAAGCGGCCCGAACCATGGCGATCACCCATGATGCCGCGAAAGCGATCGCAGCTGGCAAAGCCGGGGCTCCATCGATCAATACGAGCTTGCTTAGCTTTGACTTATCCTCTGCTACCTGTCCTGCGGCCACTCCACCGGCCACTGCATCTGTCACAGCTACGTACTCTGGCACGTCACTTACCGGATTCTTCGGATCCTCGTTGGTCCTTAAAGGCAAGGGGGCAATGCAATGCGGCGGCTGA
- a CDS encoding TadE/TadG family type IV pilus assembly protein produces the protein MRRLRNPRVKDSREHGAAGVVVAVMMLVLIGAGAMAVDVGQIYAERAQLQNGADAGALAVARSCDPGPCTASLAAPLANANSNDGSSDAVVDLSVAGKVTVTTSTRNGSNSFLAKMFASALNSSPVTVGATATATWGHPGSGPATLPITFAPCQFDVDGSLHTILVHGSQTCVSDNPSGAAVAGGFEWLSPDPGKCGTTVYPDDPATPGLTDPYAKTDTGLNMPSICKPVIESYLNKVVLIPVYSSVTGTGSNAKYYIKGFAAYLLVGYNFPGMSGGDLTGLGGSDKGIRGRFVSWVADPSLYGDGGYSGGGADLPPHLVK, from the coding sequence ATGCGGCGGCTGAGAAATCCACGGGTCAAGGATTCGCGTGAGCACGGAGCGGCGGGCGTTGTGGTCGCCGTCATGATGCTCGTCCTCATTGGCGCGGGCGCAATGGCGGTGGACGTCGGTCAGATATACGCCGAGCGTGCGCAGCTGCAGAACGGCGCGGACGCAGGTGCACTTGCTGTCGCAAGAAGTTGCGATCCTGGTCCATGCACGGCATCACTGGCCGCGCCGCTTGCCAACGCGAACTCGAACGATGGCAGCAGCGACGCTGTTGTGGACCTAAGCGTCGCAGGCAAGGTAACGGTCACAACCTCAACGAGGAATGGTTCGAACAGCTTTCTGGCAAAAATGTTTGCCAGTGCCCTGAACAGCAGCCCGGTGACCGTGGGGGCGACAGCGACGGCAACCTGGGGCCATCCTGGATCTGGGCCAGCGACTCTCCCCATCACGTTCGCGCCTTGCCAATTCGATGTCGACGGAAGCTTGCACACGATCCTTGTTCATGGGAGCCAGACCTGCGTCAGCGATAACCCTTCTGGGGCAGCCGTTGCCGGCGGGTTCGAATGGCTCTCACCGGACCCGGGGAAGTGCGGCACCACTGTATATCCCGATGATCCTGCTACTCCGGGCTTAACGGATCCGTATGCGAAGACAGACACCGGGCTTAACATGCCAAGCATTTGCAAGCCCGTCATTGAGAGCTACCTCAACAAAGTTGTTCTCATTCCCGTTTACTCGAGCGTCACGGGGACGGGCTCAAACGCCAAGTACTACATCAAGGGATTTGCGGCCTACCTGCTGGTTGGTTACAACTTCCCGGGCATGAGCGGCGGCGACCTGACCGGGCTGGGCGGCAGCGATAAAGGAATCCGGGGAAGGTTCGTCAGCTGGGTCGCCGATCCGTCACTGTACGGCGACGGCGGCTATTCCGGTGGCGGCGCGGATCTACCGCCGCATCTCGTTAAGTAG
- a CDS encoding Flp pilus assembly protein CpaB — protein MKARLLGGIAALVVAVIGTVLLFNYVQGADRRALANTETEDVLVVKQSIPAGTLTSQLAQYVATKTVPRSAVAADGVHDLSSLGSTVTSVALVPGEQLLSSRLVDANAYLGPSRVAVPAGLQEITLRLGIERVVGGKIQAVDTVGVFISMADSTGGGNGTQLTFHKVLVTAVQFSSGAAAQTQAQSTQGSSSGALNAASENKPATTDTYLITFARDAVDTEKLVYAAEFGKVYLSKEPADATEGTNGVVNQTKVFK, from the coding sequence ATGAAAGCACGCCTACTGGGAGGCATTGCCGCGCTGGTTGTTGCAGTCATCGGCACGGTCCTTCTCTTCAATTACGTCCAAGGCGCGGACCGACGCGCATTGGCGAACACCGAAACAGAGGACGTACTGGTTGTAAAGCAGAGCATCCCGGCCGGAACGCTTACCAGCCAACTCGCGCAGTACGTCGCCACCAAAACAGTGCCACGTAGCGCCGTCGCAGCCGATGGAGTTCACGATCTAAGCTCCCTGGGATCGACTGTTACTTCAGTGGCGTTGGTGCCCGGCGAGCAACTCCTCAGCAGTCGCTTGGTTGATGCAAATGCCTATCTCGGCCCCTCCCGGGTTGCTGTTCCTGCCGGGCTTCAGGAGATCACTCTTCGCCTTGGTATAGAGAGGGTCGTGGGCGGCAAGATTCAGGCCGTCGACACAGTGGGCGTCTTCATCTCCATGGCCGACTCCACGGGAGGCGGAAACGGAACCCAGCTGACGTTCCATAAGGTTCTCGTCACGGCCGTTCAGTTCAGTTCGGGAGCCGCCGCGCAAACGCAGGCGCAATCGACCCAAGGGAGCTCGTCGGGTGCCCTCAACGCCGCCAGCGAGAACAAGCCGGCAACAACCGACACTTACCTCATCACGTTCGCCAGGGACGCCGTTGACACCGAAAAGCTCGTATATGCCGCTGAATTCGGGAAGGTTTACCTTTCGAAGGAACCGGCAGACGCGACCGAGGGAACCAACGGTGTAGTCAACCAAACGAAGGTATTCAAATGA
- a CDS encoding AAA family ATPase, with the protein MSRFILISPSVDYERKVRSSVAPLSGSLQYFQAAYLPDSPDDILRQQAGEPPEVLILGPGLPQEDALKFAAVMDLQYPEISIVLAADDDGELALNAMRSGIRDLIPPTADMDQVRALVERASLAAAGRRRGLAPNTAERPAAEGGRVIAVMSPKGGVGKTTVASNLAIGLGLVSPMSVVIVDLDLQFGDIASGLMLDPEFTITEAVVGAASQDAMVLKTYLSLHPSNIYVLCAPRNPIDMDRISGENISHLLRQLRAEFQYVVVDTAPGLGEHVLATLEQATDAVWVCGMDVPSIRGLRTGFQILSELDLLPDNRHVVLNMADRRTGLTVQDVEATIGAPVDVVLPKSRAVPFSTNKGVPLLQDGSRDGAAKGLRKLVERFKPNWEAPRKKVHRRAVVQ; encoded by the coding sequence ATGAGCCGGTTCATCCTGATCTCACCATCCGTGGACTACGAGCGGAAGGTTCGGTCGTCCGTGGCGCCGCTCAGCGGCTCGTTGCAGTACTTCCAAGCCGCCTACCTCCCGGACTCACCCGACGATATCCTGCGGCAGCAAGCAGGCGAGCCTCCGGAAGTGCTCATTCTTGGCCCTGGTCTTCCGCAGGAGGACGCTCTCAAGTTCGCCGCGGTCATGGACCTTCAATATCCGGAAATTAGCATCGTCCTGGCGGCGGATGACGACGGCGAGCTTGCCTTGAACGCGATGCGATCAGGCATCCGCGACCTGATCCCGCCGACAGCCGACATGGACCAGGTCCGGGCACTGGTGGAACGGGCAAGCCTTGCCGCGGCCGGACGTAGGCGCGGCTTGGCCCCTAACACTGCTGAGCGTCCTGCCGCTGAAGGAGGACGGGTCATCGCCGTTATGTCGCCCAAAGGCGGCGTAGGGAAGACGACGGTCGCAAGCAATCTGGCGATCGGCTTGGGGCTGGTATCACCCATGAGCGTCGTGATCGTCGACTTGGATCTCCAGTTCGGGGACATTGCCAGCGGCCTGATGCTGGATCCTGAATTCACGATCACGGAGGCCGTAGTCGGTGCCGCCAGCCAGGACGCGATGGTGCTCAAGACATATTTGTCGCTGCACCCCAGCAACATTTATGTCCTGTGTGCACCTCGCAATCCCATCGACATGGATCGGATATCCGGCGAAAATATCAGCCACCTGCTGCGCCAATTGCGGGCCGAATTCCAGTATGTGGTGGTCGATACCGCACCCGGCCTGGGCGAGCATGTGCTGGCAACACTGGAGCAGGCGACAGACGCTGTTTGGGTGTGCGGCATGGACGTTCCCAGCATTCGTGGATTGCGAACTGGGTTCCAAATCCTTTCGGAACTCGATCTACTCCCCGATAACCGGCACGTTGTCCTCAACATGGCCGATCGGCGGACAGGCCTTACGGTCCAGGACGTGGAGGCCACCATTGGCGCTCCGGTTGACGTTGTCCTACCTAAGTCCCGCGCGGTGCCGTTCTCCACGAACAAAGGAGTCCCCCTTCTCCAGGACGGAAGCCGGGATGGAGCGGCCAAGGGCTTGCGCAAATTGGTCGAGCGTTTCAAACCTAACTGGGAAGCGCCACGCAAGAAGGTTCACAGAAGGGCGGTAGTGCAGTGA
- a CDS encoding CpaF family protein has protein sequence MTVEVTGGIASEALTGLKERASQALYERLGSRITDSSLEETELHQFVKDELKAVVDEEQVPLSQGERQRLTREIIDDVLGHGPLQRYLDDPSVTEIMVNRADQIYVERNGHLFLTDTKFSNEEALRRVIERIVTRIGRRIDESSPLVDARLADGSRVNAIIPPLAVNGASLTIRKFGREALTVQKLISFGSLSPEMAELLQACVLARMNIIVSGGTGTGKTTMLNVLSSFIPATDRIVTIEDAVELQLQQDHVVRLESRPANIEGKGEVSIRDLVRNSLRMRPDRIVVGEVRGGESLDMLQAMNTGHDGSISTVHANSPRDAVARLETLVLMAGMDLPLRAIREQIASAVNLIVHISRLRDGTRRVTHITEVQGMEGDIVTLQDAFVFDYSAGIDANGRFLGKPVPTGVRPRFTDRFEELGIKISPAVFGAQVPRSR, from the coding sequence GTGACAGTGGAAGTTACCGGCGGGATTGCGAGCGAAGCGCTTACAGGCCTTAAGGAGCGTGCGAGCCAGGCACTATACGAAAGGCTTGGCTCCCGGATCACTGACTCATCCCTTGAGGAGACGGAACTCCATCAGTTTGTGAAAGATGAACTGAAGGCAGTCGTTGATGAGGAACAGGTCCCACTGTCACAAGGTGAGCGACAGCGACTCACGCGGGAGATCATCGACGATGTCCTGGGACACGGGCCGCTGCAGCGGTACCTGGATGACCCGTCAGTCACAGAAATCATGGTGAACAGGGCGGACCAGATTTATGTAGAGCGAAACGGCCACCTGTTCCTCACTGACACTAAGTTCAGTAATGAGGAGGCGCTGCGGAGGGTCATCGAACGGATTGTCACCCGAATTGGTCGGCGGATCGATGAATCCTCCCCGCTTGTGGATGCACGGCTGGCAGATGGATCGCGCGTGAACGCCATCATTCCCCCGTTGGCCGTCAACGGAGCGTCTCTGACTATTCGAAAGTTCGGACGTGAGGCGCTGACGGTACAAAAACTGATCAGCTTTGGAAGCCTGTCTCCGGAAATGGCCGAACTACTCCAGGCTTGTGTCCTGGCCCGGATGAACATCATCGTCTCCGGCGGTACCGGCACCGGTAAAACGACCATGCTGAATGTCCTTTCGTCCTTTATCCCTGCCACAGACCGCATTGTGACCATTGAGGACGCCGTGGAACTGCAGCTCCAGCAGGACCACGTGGTCAGGCTGGAAAGCCGGCCGGCGAACATTGAGGGCAAAGGTGAAGTGTCCATCCGTGACCTGGTCCGCAACTCCCTCCGCATGAGGCCGGACCGGATCGTGGTTGGTGAGGTCCGCGGGGGCGAATCTCTCGACATGCTGCAAGCGATGAACACGGGTCACGACGGTTCAATCTCGACCGTGCATGCTAACTCACCACGGGACGCGGTGGCCCGGCTGGAAACCCTCGTCCTGATGGCGGGGATGGACTTGCCCCTCAGGGCGATCCGGGAGCAGATCGCCTCAGCGGTCAACCTGATCGTGCATATCTCCCGGCTCCGCGACGGAACCCGCCGGGTTACTCACATAACTGAAGTGCAGGGCATGGAGGGCGACATCGTCACGCTTCAAGATGCTTTCGTCTTCGACTACTCTGCGGGCATTGACGCGAACGGCCGATTCCTTGGGAAACCTGTACCCACTGGAGTCCGGCCCCGCTTCACGGACAGATTCGAGGAACTGGGTATCAAAATCTCGCCTGCCGTTTTTGGCGCACAAGTGCCAAGGAGTCGATAG